From the Nymphalis io chromosome 1, ilAglIoxx1.1, whole genome shotgun sequence genome, one window contains:
- the LOC126771939 gene encoding phosphatidylinositol glycan anchor biosynthesis class U protein, which produces MALIRKYFVAGIVRYWLIHTDYWHTIANRVEIATPLNSWKRLIEGIYLYDHGIDPYEGDSFHESPIMLLLFHFILKKVPYLLPLIFTFMDILTAHILFKTSKAFVRLFEETQEKNKQHVAEESKTMLLNKSQLNEAPNYVLSVYLFNPYSVLNCVGMTSTVTQNLLISMSLWGAASGQRLLACIFIALATHQALYPILLVVPISILLADVNKGCNKCSYIRTLLAFVLCWGFLIYISAYIMDGSYSYVYNTYGFILTVPDLKPNIGLFWYFFTEMFEHFRLLFVCAFQINALALYVVPLTLRFNKEPVLLATVLIALSTIFRSYPCVGDVGFYLALLPLWKHLFAFMQQKFIVGCAFIITSVLGPTVWHLWIYSGSANANFFFGVTLSFATAQIFLITDLLFAYIKREFTLKHGSSRRIDDKPAKLVLQ; this is translated from the exons ATGGCTTTAATACGGAAATATTTTGTAGCCGGCATAGTGAGATATTGGCTTATTCATACAGACTATTGGCATACAATTGCAAATAGAGTTGAAATAGCAACGCCTCTTAACTCATGGAAGAGGTTAATTGAAGGAATATATTTATACGATCATGGCATAGATCCTTACGAAGGGGACTCATTTCACGAGTCTCCTATAATGCttctattatttcattttatactaaaaaaagtaCCTTATCTTTTACctcttatatttacttttatggaTATTCTAACTGCACATATTCTTTTCAAAACTTCAAAGGCGTTTGTACGACTTTTCGAAGAAACCCAAGAGAAGAATAAACAACATGTAGCAGAGGAATCCAAAACAATGCTTCTTAATAAATCACAGTTAAATGAAGCTCCCAACTATGTATTgtcggtttatttatttaatccttATTCTGTTTTGAATTGTGTCGGAATGACCAGTACTGTcacacaaaatttattaataagcatGTCGCTGTGGGGAGCTGCAAGTGGACAAAGATTACTTGCTTGTATATTTATTGCACTCGCTACTCACCAAGCTCTGTACCCCATTCTTCTCGTTGTACCGATATCTATTTTACTAGCAGACGTAAATAAAGGATGTAATAAGTGTTCTTATATTAGAACACTTCTTGCCTTTGTTTTATGTTGGGGTTTTTTGATTTACATCTCGGCATACATTATGGATGGTTCATAcagttatgtatataatacctaTGGATTTAT aTTAACGGTACCGGATTTAAAACCTAATATTGGTCTCTTCTGGTATTTCTTCACGGAAATGTTTGAGCACTTCAGACTGTTGTTCGTCTGTGCGTTCCAAATAAATGCACTGGCACTATATGTAGTTCCTTTGACGTTAAGGTTTAATAAAGAACCAGTGTTGTTGGCTACAGTTTTGATTGCTCTCTCTACAATATTTAGATCTTATCCTTGTGTGGGCGATGTTGGGTTTTATTTGGCCCTCTTGCCTCTTTGGAAACATCTGTTTGCAT ttatGCAGCAAAAATTCATTGTTGGATGCGCATTTATCATCACATCTGTACTTGGACCTACTGTTTGGCATTTATGGATTTACTCCGGTTCTGCGAATGCCAATTTCTTCTTCGGAGTCACTCTGTCATTTGCAACTGCTCAAATTTTCCTCATAACCGACCTTCTATTTGCTTATATAAAGAGGGAGTTTACTCTTAAACATGGTTCATCTCGACGAATTGATGATAAGCCAGCTAAATTAGTTCTTCAATAA